The following proteins come from a genomic window of Pyxidicoccus sp. MSG2:
- a CDS encoding response regulator yields the protein MDLPFETGDGEGGEGGTLASTVLVVDDEPVVLDICARLLEREPDLAVTLAQSAEEALPLLAEQRFDVLVTDKNLPGLGGVELIAEARRLQPSLEALMITAYASSESVIAAFAAGASDYILKPFDDLRVLRAKVRAALERGSSGVRVREQSREVAREAAVLLAAGQDAPEPAHEALEEELRNYEESVRVGLNGRVAVVGSAEAVAVLREHGFETLELAPYAPELQSVDVVVVETGDPQWRTLAERLQRRPPDVLLLASPQADLGDLLEAITLRMDLVGFGSTHGASALPEKVRMLLLRRGVERAQDRLASALAAFRQSIPTPPA from the coding sequence ATGGATCTCCCGTTCGAGACCGGGGACGGCGAGGGTGGCGAGGGGGGAACACTCGCCTCGACGGTGTTGGTGGTGGACGACGAGCCCGTCGTCCTGGACATCTGCGCGCGCCTGCTGGAGCGCGAGCCGGACCTGGCGGTGACGCTGGCCCAGAGCGCCGAGGAGGCGCTGCCGCTGCTGGCGGAGCAGCGCTTCGACGTGCTGGTGACGGACAAGAACCTGCCCGGCCTGGGCGGGGTGGAGCTCATCGCCGAGGCGCGGCGCCTGCAACCCTCGCTGGAGGCGCTGATGATTACCGCCTACGCCAGCTCCGAGTCCGTCATCGCCGCCTTCGCGGCCGGCGCCAGCGACTACATCCTCAAGCCCTTCGATGATTTGCGCGTGCTGCGCGCCAAGGTGCGCGCGGCCCTGGAGCGCGGCAGCTCCGGCGTGCGCGTGCGCGAGCAGTCGCGGGAGGTGGCCCGCGAGGCCGCCGTGCTGCTGGCCGCCGGGCAGGACGCGCCCGAGCCCGCCCACGAGGCGCTGGAGGAGGAGCTGCGCAACTACGAGGAGTCCGTGCGCGTGGGCCTCAACGGCCGGGTGGCGGTGGTGGGCAGCGCCGAGGCGGTGGCCGTGCTGAGGGAGCACGGCTTCGAGACGCTGGAGCTGGCGCCCTACGCACCCGAGCTGCAGAGCGTGGACGTCGTCGTGGTGGAGACGGGCGACCCGCAGTGGCGCACCCTGGCCGAGCGGCTCCAGCGCCGGCCTCCGGACGTGCTGCTGCTGGCCAGCCCCCAGGCCGACCTGGGAGACCTGCTGGAGGCGATTACGCTCCGCATGGACCTGGTGGGCTTCGGCAGCACCCATGGCGCCAGCGCGCTACCGGAGAAGGTGCGGATGCTGCTCCTGCGCCGGGGTGTCGAGCGGGCGCAGGACCGGCTCGCCTCCGCGCTCGCCGCCTTCCGTCAGAGCATTCCCACGCCGCCCGCCTGA
- a CDS encoding TonB family protein, whose translation MIKGDASNPEAPAGTGADPLIGRTLNGRFSILEPLGVGGMGKVYRALQSQLERVVALKVLNPSFQSSKDPGFQKRFLREASLTSKLRHPNTVTVIDYGQTDDGIYYIAMEYLDGRTLAQVLGQAGPLTWQRAISVAQQICRSLREAHSLGIVHRDLKPANIMLLNESDQDLVKVLDFGLVKSVAAPQEGQISPEITQNGTFLGSPQYMAPEQARNVTDARSDVYSLGIVLFQMLMGRPPFIARDHIELIFAHYKEAPPTFQQVRPDLNVPPEIEAVVRRCLEKDPARRYQTMDEVLEGLRDASMAAGGNSGIFKRPGGATTTGPYPSPALFASAGNTQESSGDTLAVDISVEVPREVKRARQRTLLTGGLVGIVVAGLIAGGAVLFMMKGKADEPKPEPVAQAPAAPAAPVAAAAQEPAATPGNGKVRFKLMSQPSGARVFYRGKERGTTPFTLEIPPGQDGSVTVELTFALEGYQMETVVAGGSGEVVLSQKLQKRRGGGRGGNVEVASAASSATDEVEAAEPVATPGGMSAPVMLAPSAPPPPEPPPAAAVGATAAATPAKAVSGGLAVPVLPTAALASARGDVLPYNDDMARPEMIDQTKDIIYTREAMAAKSQGAMIVRCTITQKGRVQNCRILKAVKYMETAVVEAIQSRTYKPILYQGHPVNVDYTFSMQLVAPRR comes from the coding sequence ATGATCAAGGGCGACGCGTCGAACCCCGAGGCACCAGCTGGCACGGGCGCTGATCCGCTCATCGGACGGACCCTCAACGGACGCTTCAGCATCCTGGAGCCACTTGGCGTCGGAGGCATGGGCAAGGTGTACCGCGCCCTGCAGTCCCAGCTGGAGCGCGTGGTGGCGCTCAAGGTGCTCAACCCCAGCTTCCAGAGCAGCAAGGACCCGGGGTTCCAGAAGCGCTTCCTGCGCGAGGCCTCGCTCACCTCCAAGCTGCGCCACCCCAACACCGTCACCGTCATCGACTACGGGCAGACGGACGACGGCATCTACTACATCGCCATGGAGTACCTGGACGGCCGCACGCTGGCCCAGGTGCTCGGCCAGGCGGGGCCGCTGACATGGCAGCGCGCCATCTCCGTGGCGCAGCAGATCTGCCGCTCGCTGCGCGAGGCGCACAGCCTGGGCATCGTCCACCGTGACCTGAAGCCCGCCAACATCATGCTCCTGAACGAGTCGGATCAGGACCTGGTGAAGGTGCTGGACTTCGGCCTCGTGAAGTCGGTGGCCGCGCCGCAGGAGGGGCAGATCTCCCCGGAGATCACCCAGAACGGCACCTTCCTCGGCTCGCCGCAGTACATGGCGCCCGAGCAGGCGCGCAACGTCACCGACGCGCGCAGCGACGTGTACTCGCTGGGCATCGTCCTCTTCCAGATGCTGATGGGCCGCCCGCCGTTCATCGCGAGAGACCACATCGAGCTCATCTTCGCCCATTACAAGGAGGCCCCGCCCACCTTCCAGCAGGTGCGGCCGGACCTCAACGTGCCGCCGGAAATCGAGGCGGTGGTGCGCCGCTGCCTGGAGAAGGACCCGGCGAGGCGCTACCAGACGATGGACGAGGTGCTGGAGGGGCTGCGCGACGCCAGCATGGCCGCGGGCGGCAACAGCGGCATCTTCAAGCGCCCGGGTGGCGCGACGACGACGGGCCCCTACCCGTCTCCCGCGCTGTTCGCCAGCGCGGGCAACACGCAGGAGTCCTCCGGCGACACGCTGGCGGTGGACATCAGCGTGGAGGTGCCCCGCGAGGTGAAGCGTGCCCGGCAGCGCACGCTGCTGACCGGAGGCCTGGTCGGCATCGTGGTGGCGGGCCTCATCGCCGGTGGCGCGGTGCTCTTCATGATGAAGGGCAAGGCCGACGAGCCGAAGCCGGAGCCGGTGGCCCAGGCGCCCGCCGCCCCGGCCGCGCCCGTCGCCGCCGCCGCGCAGGAGCCGGCCGCGACGCCCGGCAACGGCAAGGTGCGCTTCAAGCTGATGAGCCAGCCGAGCGGCGCGCGCGTCTTCTACCGGGGCAAGGAGCGGGGCACCACGCCCTTCACCCTGGAGATTCCCCCGGGCCAGGACGGCTCCGTCACGGTGGAGCTCACCTTCGCGCTGGAGGGCTACCAGATGGAGACCGTCGTCGCGGGCGGCTCCGGCGAGGTGGTCCTCTCGCAGAAGCTGCAGAAGCGCCGTGGTGGTGGCCGCGGAGGCAACGTCGAGGTGGCCTCGGCCGCCTCCTCCGCCACGGACGAGGTGGAGGCCGCCGAGCCGGTGGCCACGCCCGGCGGCATGTCCGCCCCGGTGATGCTGGCCCCCTCGGCTCCGCCCCCTCCCGAGCCCCCGCCCGCCGCCGCGGTGGGCGCCACCGCGGCGGCCACGCCGGCCAAGGCGGTGTCCGGCGGGCTGGCGGTGCCGGTGCTGCCCACGGCGGCCCTGGCCTCCGCGCGCGGCGACGTGCTGCCCTACAACGACGACATGGCCCGCCCGGAGATGATCGACCAGACGAAGGACATCATCTACACGCGCGAGGCGATGGCCGCGAAGTCCCAGGGCGCGATGATCGTCCGCTGCACCATCACCCAGAAGGGCCGCGTGCAGAACTGCCGCATCCTCAAGGCAGTGAAGTACATGGAAACGGCGGTGGTGGAGGCCATCCAGTCGCGCACCTACAAGCCCATTCTCTACCAGGGCCACCCGGTGAACGTGGACTACACCTTCAGCATGCAGTTGGTGGCGCCCAGGCGCTGA
- a CDS encoding DUF2795 domain-containing protein has translation MTRERLAQGVSELEARVGQPLPLARALHEALLGAVFPLTAEELSLVARENEAPPVVLSLLGGLPRGHFASADAVAVSLEGALSGDEASDSQPPVTPTR, from the coding sequence ATGACACGCGAACGGCTTGCCCAGGGTGTGTCGGAGTTGGAGGCGCGCGTGGGACAGCCGCTGCCACTTGCTCGAGCACTGCACGAGGCCCTCCTCGGCGCGGTATTCCCTCTCACCGCCGAGGAACTGTCCCTGGTGGCCCGGGAGAACGAGGCCCCACCCGTGGTGCTCTCGCTGCTGGGCGGTCTTCCTCGCGGCCACTTCGCCTCCGCGGACGCGGTGGCGGTGTCGCTGGAGGGCGCGTTGTCCGGCGACGAGGCCTCCGACTCGCAGCCCCCCGTCACGCCCACGCGCTGA
- a CDS encoding myxosortase-dependent metalloprotease, MXAN_2677/MXAN_2678 family, which yields MSRALLVLAATLLGAAPALAQDEDVPFRRTVVPGRPLCLLWPGRDYVYHLDAAGSARTPGDTEVAAIEASFESWRTLSKTCSEYSFRRGEDWSLPVKVGYDQEQPYNNYNIVTFRETACPDVVPSEDPCWAEETCGNVYKCWEHGEGTIGLTTSTFSFRDGRVLDADIELNGSRPGGRVGFLFTTVDAPVCDFEPATDCVAIDLQNTMTHEIGHVVGLDHVFTTGSTMEATAPPGETGKRVIDPGSGAGFCSIYPRGLPPNQCFVRPGAGLTLQADGRGTGCAAAPGPLALGAVLAALVLARRRVARDGAAAPRGQG from the coding sequence GTGAGCAGGGCGCTCCTGGTGCTCGCGGCCACGCTGCTCGGGGCCGCTCCCGCGCTGGCGCAGGACGAGGACGTGCCCTTCCGGCGCACCGTGGTGCCGGGGCGGCCGCTGTGCCTGCTGTGGCCGGGGCGCGACTACGTCTACCACCTGGACGCGGCCGGCAGCGCGCGCACGCCGGGCGACACCGAGGTGGCCGCCATCGAAGCCTCCTTCGAGTCCTGGCGCACGCTGTCGAAGACGTGCAGCGAGTACAGCTTCCGCCGAGGCGAGGACTGGAGCCTGCCGGTGAAGGTGGGCTACGACCAGGAGCAACCGTATAACAACTACAACATCGTCACCTTCCGGGAGACGGCGTGCCCGGACGTGGTCCCCTCGGAGGACCCGTGCTGGGCCGAGGAGACGTGCGGCAACGTCTACAAGTGCTGGGAGCACGGCGAGGGCACCATCGGCCTCACCACCTCCACCTTCAGCTTCCGTGACGGGCGCGTGCTGGACGCGGACATCGAGCTGAACGGCTCGCGGCCCGGCGGCCGCGTGGGCTTCCTCTTCACCACGGTGGACGCCCCGGTGTGCGACTTCGAGCCCGCGACGGACTGCGTGGCGATAGACCTGCAGAACACGATGACGCACGAGATTGGCCACGTGGTGGGGCTGGACCACGTCTTCACCACGGGCTCCACCATGGAGGCCACCGCGCCGCCGGGGGAGACGGGCAAGCGCGTCATCGACCCCGGCTCCGGCGCCGGCTTCTGCTCCATCTACCCGCGCGGCCTGCCACCCAACCAGTGCTTCGTCCGTCCGGGCGCGGGCCTCACGCTGCAGGCCGACGGCCGCGGCACCGGCTGTGCGGCGGCGCCCGGCCCGCTGGCGCTGGGCGCGGTGCTCGCCGCCCTGGTGCTGGCGCGGCGCAGGGTGGCGCGGGACGGTGCCGCGGCCCCGCGCGGGCAGGGTTAG
- a CDS encoding HAD family hydrolase — protein sequence MAVAFFDLDKTLIAANSGSLWVRRELELGHITRLQALRASLWIARYHLGFVSMQDAVARAIAQLAGSLAEPIRERTAVFYEEQVRPLYRPGGLMALEEHRQAGDRRVLLTSSSGYLSELVARELGLDAVLCNRFEVDGEGRHTGRPLGVICFGEGKRTVAEAYAREAGVALSTCTFYTDSYSDLPVMEVVGRPVAVHPDHRLKREARRRGWPVVSWGVPPGGTPAAPPAPPVVPSTGP from the coding sequence GTGGCCGTCGCCTTCTTCGACCTGGACAAGACGCTCATCGCGGCCAACTCCGGGTCGCTGTGGGTGCGCCGCGAGCTGGAGTTGGGGCACATCACCCGGCTCCAGGCGCTGCGCGCCAGTCTGTGGATAGCGCGCTACCACCTGGGCTTCGTTTCCATGCAGGACGCGGTGGCGCGCGCCATCGCCCAGCTCGCGGGCTCGCTGGCGGAGCCCATCCGCGAGCGCACCGCCGTCTTCTACGAGGAGCAGGTGCGCCCCCTCTACCGGCCCGGCGGCCTGATGGCGCTGGAGGAGCACCGCCAGGCGGGAGACCGGCGGGTGCTGCTCACGTCGTCCTCGGGCTACCTGTCGGAACTGGTGGCGCGGGAGCTGGGGCTGGACGCGGTGCTGTGCAACCGCTTCGAGGTGGACGGCGAGGGGCGGCACACCGGCCGCCCGCTGGGCGTCATCTGCTTCGGCGAGGGCAAGCGCACCGTCGCCGAGGCCTACGCGCGCGAGGCCGGCGTGGCGCTGTCCACGTGCACCTTCTACACGGACTCGTACTCGGACCTGCCGGTGATGGAGGTGGTGGGGCGGCCGGTGGCCGTGCACCCGGACCACCGGCTCAAGCGCGAGGCCCGAAGGCGTGGCTGGCCAGTGGTGAGCTGGGGCGTACCCCCGGGCGGCACCCCCGCCGCACCGCCCGCGCCGCCGGTGGTCCCCTCCACGGGGCCCTGA
- the gltX gene encoding glutamate--tRNA ligase — protein sequence MPSAPRVRFAPSPTGYLHIGGARTALMNYLQARRQGGTFILRVEDTDQGRSTPESVQAIFDGLNWLGLEWDEGPGKEGPYAPYFQMQRLDTYREHADKLIADGKAYRCYCTREELDVQRQAAEKTGGAFKYPGTCRELKAPPAGKRAEDAVLRFKMPSGEGSVSFDDKALGVITKPYSDLDDWVMMRADGIPLYNYGCVIDDHLMDITLVARGQEHVNSTFPQLMLYKALGWQPPDFAHLPLILGPDREKLSKRKHPEADVMLHKRNGILPEALLNFVIRLGWSHGNDEVISREQMLQWFDFSDVGTTSGVWNPEKLLWLNQQWMKLLPESVIAERLLPFLEAKGVHVKGDARLEPLVRALRERSNTLEEMATTAANVYFRSGVTLDEKAAAKHLAGDSLNLLRKAREALAALPEWKVEVLDGVVKTVSEAASVGMGKIAQPIRVAVTGNTTSPGIGETLLLVGRDEALRRIDAALARG from the coding sequence ATGCCCTCCGCCCCTCGCGTCCGCTTCGCTCCCTCGCCTACCGGCTACCTCCACATCGGCGGTGCCCGCACGGCGCTGATGAACTACCTCCAGGCCCGGCGCCAGGGCGGCACCTTCATCCTGCGCGTCGAGGACACGGACCAGGGCCGCTCCACGCCTGAGTCGGTGCAGGCCATCTTCGACGGCCTCAACTGGCTGGGCCTGGAGTGGGACGAGGGCCCGGGCAAGGAGGGCCCCTACGCGCCCTACTTCCAGATGCAGCGGCTGGACACCTACCGCGAGCACGCGGACAAGCTCATCGCCGACGGCAAGGCGTATCGCTGCTACTGCACCCGCGAGGAGCTGGACGTGCAGCGCCAGGCCGCGGAGAAGACGGGCGGCGCCTTCAAGTACCCGGGCACCTGCCGCGAGCTGAAGGCCCCGCCGGCGGGCAAGCGCGCGGAGGACGCGGTCCTCCGCTTCAAGATGCCGTCGGGCGAGGGCAGCGTCTCCTTCGACGACAAGGCGCTGGGCGTCATCACCAAGCCGTACTCGGACCTGGACGACTGGGTCATGATGCGCGCGGACGGCATCCCCCTCTACAACTACGGCTGCGTCATCGACGACCACCTGATGGACATCACCCTGGTGGCGCGCGGGCAGGAGCACGTCAACTCCACCTTCCCGCAGCTGATGCTCTACAAGGCGCTGGGCTGGCAGCCGCCGGACTTCGCCCACCTGCCGCTCATCCTCGGGCCGGACCGCGAGAAGCTGTCCAAGCGCAAGCATCCGGAAGCGGACGTGATGCTGCACAAGCGCAACGGCATCCTCCCGGAGGCGCTGCTCAACTTCGTCATCCGCCTGGGCTGGAGCCACGGCAACGACGAGGTCATCTCCCGCGAGCAGATGCTCCAGTGGTTCGACTTCTCCGACGTGGGCACCACCTCCGGCGTGTGGAACCCGGAGAAGCTGCTGTGGCTCAACCAGCAGTGGATGAAGCTGCTCCCGGAGTCCGTCATCGCCGAGCGGCTCCTGCCCTTCCTCGAGGCCAAGGGCGTCCATGTGAAGGGCGACGCGCGCCTGGAGCCGCTGGTGCGCGCCCTGCGCGAGCGCTCCAACACGCTCGAGGAGATGGCCACCACGGCGGCCAACGTCTACTTCCGCTCCGGCGTCACCCTGGACGAGAAGGCCGCGGCCAAGCACCTCGCCGGTGACTCGCTCAACCTGCTGCGCAAGGCGCGCGAGGCGCTCGCCGCCCTGCCCGAGTGGAAGGTGGAGGTGCTGGACGGCGTGGTGAAGACGGTGAGCGAGGCCGCGAGCGTGGGCATGGGGAAGATTGCGCAGCCCATCCGCGTGGCCGTCACCGGCAACACCACCAGCCCCGGCATCGGCGAGACGCTGCTCCTGGTGGGCCGCGACGAGGCCCTGCGGCGCATCGACGCGGCACTCGCTCGCGGCTGA
- a CDS encoding myxosortase-dependent metalloprotease, MXAN_2677/MXAN_2678 family, which translates to MISLAPLMLALALGQTDPYVRSRVDAGDTNTQCLFWTATRVTWQQSTYGNPATPGESEFDAMRRSFQSWQDIFSQCGNLVLEEGPRVADREVGYKREGENRNLVLFRDRDCNAVVSSTDACWADDTCANKFDCWEDDDNTIAITLTTYDERSGIIYDSDISFNAARFAFTTADGSPCFPPVTTNCVATDVQNTATHEIGHFIGLDHTRATGSTMNPSAPPGEVSKRTIDTGSHDFVCAAYPKGRASQACLHPAVERELGPKASTGCAATGPGALLPALAAWALWLVRRRREEVSR; encoded by the coding sequence GTGATTTCGCTCGCTCCCCTGATGCTGGCCCTGGCGCTGGGCCAGACGGACCCGTACGTGCGCAGCCGCGTGGACGCGGGCGACACGAACACCCAGTGCCTCTTCTGGACGGCCACACGCGTCACCTGGCAGCAGAGCACCTACGGCAATCCGGCCACGCCAGGTGAGTCGGAGTTCGATGCGATGCGCCGCTCCTTCCAGAGCTGGCAGGACATCTTCTCCCAGTGCGGCAACCTGGTCCTGGAAGAGGGCCCCCGCGTCGCGGACCGCGAGGTCGGCTACAAGCGGGAGGGGGAGAACCGCAACCTGGTGCTCTTCCGCGACAGGGACTGCAACGCGGTGGTGTCCTCGACGGACGCGTGCTGGGCCGACGACACCTGCGCCAACAAGTTCGACTGCTGGGAGGATGACGACAACACCATCGCCATCACCCTCACCACGTACGACGAGCGTTCGGGCATCATCTACGACTCGGACATCTCCTTCAACGCGGCGCGCTTCGCGTTCACCACCGCGGACGGAAGCCCCTGCTTCCCGCCGGTGACGACCAACTGCGTGGCCACGGACGTGCAGAACACGGCCACACACGAGATTGGCCACTTCATCGGGCTGGACCACACGCGCGCGACGGGCTCCACCATGAACCCGAGCGCTCCTCCGGGCGAGGTGTCCAAGCGCACCATCGACACCGGCTCGCACGACTTCGTCTGCGCGGCGTACCCCAAGGGCCGGGCGAGCCAGGCGTGCCTGCACCCCGCCGTCGAGCGGGAACTGGGGCCCAAGGCGAGCACCGGCTGTGCCGCCACCGGCCCGGGCGCTCTACTGCCCGCGCTGGCCGCGTGGGCGCTGTGGCTGGTGCGCCGCCGCCGCGAAGAGGTGTCCCGGTGA
- a CDS encoding sensor histidine kinase produces MNPSELPAVLYVDDDALNLRVFDANFGQRFRIFRSSSPNEALALLEQRRGEIGVILSDQRMPGMTGVELLERARTIAPDAKRMLVTAYADMQAVIDAVNRGQVTRYFVKPWDRAELQSALDDALKIARLELRIREVEGRMLKSERLATLGQVTAGIAHELMGPVGYLSQNVVSLQRDLASVIQYVSRHLPADPNAQVAETVEDLPALIKDLADGAEHLRQVALGLRAQARGEDHEATADVAEVVSFAVKLARAEVRDKARLTSNGEPVRVTFGPVKLCQVVLNLIVNASQAMTGTGRQGRIEVRWAARAEDVVLTVADNGCGIPLELQERVFQPLFTTKPVGIGTGLGLSICKELVTQFGGNLRLASTPGEGTEIEITLRRAQHP; encoded by the coding sequence ATGAACCCGTCTGAACTCCCCGCGGTGCTGTACGTCGATGACGACGCCCTGAACCTGCGGGTCTTCGACGCGAACTTCGGGCAGCGCTTCCGCATCTTCCGCAGCTCCTCGCCCAACGAGGCGCTGGCGCTGCTGGAGCAGCGGCGGGGCGAGATTGGCGTCATCCTCTCCGACCAGCGGATGCCGGGCATGACGGGCGTGGAGTTGCTGGAGCGTGCGCGCACGATTGCGCCCGACGCCAAGCGCATGCTCGTCACGGCGTACGCGGACATGCAGGCCGTCATCGACGCGGTGAACCGCGGCCAGGTGACGCGCTACTTCGTCAAGCCGTGGGACCGCGCGGAGCTGCAGTCGGCGCTGGATGACGCGCTGAAGATTGCCCGGCTGGAGCTGCGCATCCGCGAGGTGGAGGGGCGGATGCTGAAGTCCGAGCGCCTCGCCACGCTGGGGCAGGTGACGGCGGGCATCGCCCACGAGCTGATGGGCCCGGTGGGCTACCTCTCGCAGAACGTGGTGTCGCTGCAGAGAGATCTCGCGAGCGTCATCCAGTACGTGTCGCGGCACCTGCCGGCGGACCCGAACGCGCAGGTGGCGGAGACGGTGGAGGATCTGCCCGCGCTCATCAAGGACCTGGCGGACGGCGCCGAGCACCTGCGGCAGGTGGCGCTGGGCCTGCGCGCGCAGGCGCGAGGCGAGGACCACGAGGCGACGGCGGACGTGGCCGAAGTCGTGTCCTTCGCGGTGAAGCTGGCGCGCGCGGAGGTGCGGGACAAGGCGCGGCTGACGAGCAACGGCGAGCCGGTGCGCGTCACCTTCGGGCCGGTGAAGCTGTGCCAGGTGGTGCTCAACCTCATCGTCAACGCGTCGCAGGCCATGACGGGCACGGGCCGGCAGGGCCGCATCGAGGTGCGGTGGGCGGCGCGCGCCGAGGACGTGGTGCTCACCGTGGCGGACAACGGCTGCGGCATTCCCCTGGAGCTGCAGGAGCGCGTCTTCCAGCCGCTCTTCACCACCAAGCCGGTGGGCATCGGCACCGGGCTGGGGCTGTCCATCTGCAAGGAGCTGGTGACGCAGTTCGGAGGCAACCTGCGCCTGGCCTCCACGCCGGGCGAGGGGACGGAAATCGAAATCACCCTCCGGCGAGCCCAGCACCCCTGA
- a CDS encoding pyruvate dehydrogenase complex dihydrolipoamide acetyltransferase: MATPIQMPSLSPTMKEGKIVKWLKKVGDKVSSGEAVAEVETDKSNLEIEAFDDGYLLQIVVGENQSAAVGAPIAFVGARGEKVEAGKAAAAPAVKPAEAPAAAKAPTAPPPAAPPAASGGGGANRIAVVMPSLSPTMKEGKIVKWMKKVGDKVSSGDAIAELETDKSNLEIEAYDDGTLAEIVVGENQSAAVGAPIAYLTGKGAKAAPSAPAPKPAAAPSAPSAPVSAAPQAPAGGQATRREEPAAGGRRLRASPLAKKIARERGLDIHQVQGSGPSGRIVKRDIEEALAKGVAAPAAAAKKAPAPGVRPAAGVRPEPTVVPLTSMRKVIAQRMSEVKPGVPHFYLTIEVDMDAAVKVREEAKAMELKVSVNDLIVKAVAMAVRRYPKINVSLQGDQVVQFNTVDVGIAVALEEGLITPILRDADQKGLQAIATEVRELAERARKRALKPDEYTGGSITVSNLGMYGIDQFVAVINPPQASILAVGAVADKAVVINGQLAVRKMMTATLSCDHRVIDGAIGAEFLRELRGLLEHPTRLLF; encoded by the coding sequence ATGGCCACTCCCATCCAGATGCCCAGCCTTTCCCCCACCATGAAGGAGGGAAAGATCGTCAAGTGGCTCAAGAAGGTGGGCGACAAGGTCTCCTCCGGCGAGGCTGTCGCCGAGGTGGAGACGGACAAGTCCAACCTCGAGATTGAAGCCTTCGACGACGGCTACCTCCTGCAGATTGTCGTCGGCGAGAACCAGTCGGCCGCCGTCGGCGCCCCCATCGCCTTCGTCGGCGCCAGGGGCGAGAAGGTGGAGGCCGGCAAGGCCGCCGCCGCGCCCGCCGTGAAGCCCGCCGAGGCCCCGGCCGCCGCGAAGGCTCCCACCGCCCCGCCTCCCGCCGCCCCGCCCGCCGCCAGCGGTGGTGGGGGTGCGAACCGCATTGCCGTGGTGATGCCGAGCCTTTCCCCGACGATGAAGGAGGGGAAGATCGTCAAGTGGATGAAGAAGGTGGGCGACAAGGTCTCCTCCGGCGACGCCATCGCCGAGCTGGAGACGGACAAGTCCAACCTCGAAATCGAGGCCTACGACGACGGCACGCTGGCCGAAATCGTCGTCGGTGAGAACCAGTCGGCCGCCGTGGGCGCGCCCATCGCGTACCTCACCGGCAAGGGCGCCAAGGCGGCCCCGTCCGCTCCGGCCCCGAAGCCGGCCGCGGCTCCGTCCGCTCCCTCGGCTCCGGTCTCCGCCGCGCCCCAGGCTCCGGCCGGGGGCCAGGCGACGCGCCGCGAGGAGCCGGCCGCCGGTGGACGGCGCCTGCGCGCCAGCCCCCTGGCGAAGAAGATTGCCCGCGAGCGCGGCCTGGACATCCACCAGGTGCAGGGCTCCGGTCCCTCGGGTCGCATCGTGAAGCGCGACATCGAGGAGGCGCTGGCGAAGGGCGTGGCGGCTCCGGCGGCCGCGGCGAAGAAGGCCCCGGCGCCCGGCGTGCGTCCGGCGGCGGGAGTCCGGCCCGAGCCGACCGTGGTGCCCCTCACGTCCATGCGCAAGGTCATCGCGCAGCGGATGTCGGAGGTGAAGCCCGGCGTCCCGCACTTCTACCTCACCATCGAGGTGGACATGGACGCCGCGGTGAAGGTCCGCGAAGAGGCGAAGGCGATGGAGCTCAAGGTCTCCGTCAACGACCTCATCGTGAAGGCCGTGGCCATGGCGGTGCGCCGCTACCCGAAGATCAACGTGTCGCTCCAGGGCGACCAGGTGGTCCAGTTCAACACCGTGGACGTGGGCATCGCCGTGGCGCTGGAGGAGGGGCTGATTACCCCCATCCTCCGTGACGCGGACCAGAAGGGCCTGCAGGCCATTGCCACCGAGGTGCGGGAGCTGGCCGAGCGCGCCCGCAAGCGCGCCCTCAAGCCGGACGAGTACACCGGCGGCTCCATCACCGTCAGCAACCTGGGCATGTACGGCATCGACCAGTTCGTCGCCGTCATCAACCCGCCGCAGGCGTCCATCCTCGCGGTGGGCGCGGTGGCCGACAAGGCGGTGGTCATCAACGGGCAGCTCGCGGTGCGCAAGATGATGACGGCCACGCTGTCGTGTGACCACCGCGTCATCGACGGCGCCATCGGCGCGGAGTTCCTGCGCGAGCTGCGCGGCCTCCTGGAGCACCCCACGCGGCTGCTCTTCTAG